Proteins encoded together in one Aminipila butyrica window:
- the uvrC gene encoding excinuclease ABC subunit UvrC produces MFDIKENLKKLPDSPGVYIHKDKLGQVIYVGKAVSLKNRVRQYFQSPKNMPAKVRAMVSHIEEFEYITTNTEMEALILECTLIKRYMPQYNVLLRDDKTYPYIKLTMNEPYPRLVKTRRVEKDDAKYFGPYSDAGAVNQTIDLLNNIFVLKRCAVRKFPEIVKPCLNYHINQCRGICTGKVSRESYMEDVAQVVEFLNGKIKPLTDRLTAQMMEESEMLNFERAAELRDYIQAAQVIAEKQRVVLLGVKDLDIALAISSSQKSYVVLFFVRNGKLTGRESFAMEGTREKDELVSEFIKQYYSENPNIPYEILVEQALEEGELIEGFLGDLAGRQVKITVPKRGDKRDLLQLAQKDSIEMLKTIDERENNRKARRAALSKDLGDLIQRILGRLPEEELELTESEAKIRDYRVEAYDISNTNGVDSVGAMVVFDGLKPNKKEYRRFRIRTIEGPNDYGSMQEVLYRRFKRALEGDSAFSTLPQILFIDGGKGQVSAVQQILDAMGLTVAVAGMAKDDKHRTRALVYKPYGSSDYEEILLKEHPLLFKYTGAVQEEVHRFAIDYHRGLRGKRIQGSALDEIDGVGPQRRNSLLAHFGSLEKIKKATVEELSMAPGITEQVAKNIREYFD; encoded by the coding sequence ATGTTTGATATAAAAGAGAATCTAAAAAAGCTCCCGGACAGCCCGGGAGTTTATATTCATAAGGATAAGCTGGGGCAGGTAATTTACGTGGGCAAAGCCGTATCGTTAAAAAACCGAGTGCGCCAGTATTTCCAGTCTCCAAAAAACATGCCGGCTAAGGTGCGGGCGATGGTAAGCCACATTGAGGAGTTTGAGTACATTACCACCAACACAGAGATGGAAGCCTTAATCTTGGAATGTACCTTGATTAAACGGTACATGCCGCAGTACAATGTGCTGCTGCGGGACGACAAGACGTATCCCTATATCAAGCTGACTATGAACGAGCCTTATCCAAGATTGGTGAAGACCCGGCGGGTAGAAAAGGATGACGCAAAGTATTTCGGTCCTTACAGCGATGCAGGGGCAGTGAATCAGACTATCGACCTGCTGAACAACATCTTTGTTTTGAAGAGGTGTGCCGTACGGAAGTTCCCGGAAATCGTTAAGCCCTGTCTGAACTATCACATCAATCAGTGCAGAGGGATTTGTACGGGAAAAGTCAGCCGGGAATCCTACATGGAGGATGTGGCTCAGGTGGTGGAGTTTTTAAACGGTAAGATTAAGCCGCTGACGGACCGACTGACCGCTCAGATGATGGAAGAATCGGAGATGCTGAACTTTGAGCGGGCAGCGGAGTTGAGGGATTATATTCAAGCCGCTCAGGTTATCGCAGAGAAACAGCGGGTCGTTCTCTTGGGCGTTAAGGACTTGGACATTGCTCTAGCTATTTCCAGCAGTCAGAAATCTTATGTGGTGCTGTTTTTTGTACGCAATGGTAAGCTGACAGGAAGAGAAAGCTTTGCCATGGAAGGCACGCGGGAGAAGGATGAGCTGGTCAGTGAATTCATCAAGCAGTATTACAGTGAAAATCCCAACATTCCTTATGAAATTTTGGTAGAGCAGGCCTTGGAAGAAGGAGAGCTGATTGAAGGCTTTTTAGGCGATTTAGCAGGCCGACAGGTAAAAATTACTGTACCTAAGCGAGGAGACAAGCGGGACTTATTGCAGTTGGCTCAGAAAGATTCCATTGAGATGTTGAAGACGATCGATGAGCGGGAAAATAACCGCAAAGCCCGCCGGGCAGCACTGTCTAAGGACTTAGGGGATTTGATTCAGCGGATTTTGGGCAGGCTGCCAGAAGAAGAACTTGAACTGACAGAATCGGAGGCGAAAATTCGGGACTATCGAGTAGAGGCCTATGATATTTCTAATACAAATGGGGTGGATTCTGTGGGGGCCATGGTGGTCTTCGATGGATTGAAGCCCAACAAGAAAGAATATCGGCGGTTCCGCATCCGCACCATCGAGGGGCCTAACGATTACGGCAGCATGCAAGAGGTCCTCTATCGGCGGTTTAAGCGGGCGTTGGAAGGGGATTCCGCGTTCAGTACCTTGCCGCAGATTCTGTTTATTGACGGTGGCAAGGGGCAAGTGTCGGCTGTTCAGCAGATTTTGGATGCCATGGGACTGACGGTGGCGGTGGCAGGCATGGCTAAAGATGACAAACATCGGACGAGAGCTTTGGTGTATAAGCCGTATGGTTCTTCGGATTACGAGGAAATTTTGCTGAAAGAGCACCCGTTGTTGTTCAAGTATACGGGTGCAGTTCAGGAAGAAGTGCATCGCTTTGCCATCGATTATCACCGCGGTTTACGGGGGAAGCGGATTCAGGGATCGGCTTTGGATGAGATTGACGGTGTTGGACCTCAAAGGCGCAACTCCCTGCTGGCTCATTTTGGCAGTTTGGAGAAAATCAAGAAGGCAACTGTGGAGGAACTTTCTATGGCCCCGGGCATTACCGAGCAGGTGGCAAAAAATATCCGAGAATATTTTGATTGA
- a CDS encoding DUF1292 domain-containing protein produces MSDNEKCASGCCGCGDHDHDHDHDEADFLTLEFDDGVEVECEIMGVFDFEGKEYIALVPDDETDDVYIYGYKEVGEEEFELVDIDDDAEFEKVVAEFDKLTAEEE; encoded by the coding sequence ATGTCAGATAACGAAAAGTGCGCTAGCGGTTGCTGCGGATGCGGCGATCATGACCACGACCACGATCATGACGAAGCAGATTTCTTAACGCTGGAATTTGATGATGGCGTAGAGGTAGAATGCGAAATTATGGGCGTGTTCGATTTTGAAGGAAAAGAGTACATCGCATTAGTTCCGGACGATGAAACGGATGATGTGTATATCTACGGCTATAAGGAAGTTGGCGAAGAAGAGTTTGAGCTGGTGGACATCGATGACGATGCAGAGTTCGAAAAAGTCGTAGCCGAATTCGATAAGCTGACGGCAGAAGAAGAATAA
- a CDS encoding NAD(P)/FAD-dependent oxidoreductase — MKKYDIIIAGAGASGVFLSYELTKLDNSATILMMDKGAPLEKRVCPIKLGKTDNCIKCEPCHIMNGYGGAGTLSDGKYNITTKFGGDLHRYIGQDKAMNLMEYVDEVLCSFGGSEAKLYSTGNSDLKTTALRNNLNLLDAKVRHLGTDRNVQILSKICKHTEERVDMEFYATITEVAQEPDGTFIVKTSKGEEYQCKDLVLATGRSGSKWISQICRQMKIELEQNRVDIGVRVELPAEIFKHITDEVYESKIVYKTDKYNDMVRTFCMNPYGEVVAENTNGIVTVNGHSYADPSLRTENTNFALLVSNKLTAPFKDSNEYGESIAKLSNMLGGGVLMQRFGDLVKGRRSSERRMEKCFTRPTLKATPGDLSLVLPKRQLDNIIEMIYALDKIAPGTANEDTLLYGVEVKFYNSRVEVDGNLETKVKGLYALGDGSGVTHSLSQASASGIHLGRLLADKYKK; from the coding sequence ATGAAAAAATATGATATTATAATTGCAGGAGCTGGTGCCAGCGGTGTGTTCCTGTCATATGAGCTTACAAAATTAGATAACTCGGCAACGATTTTGATGATGGATAAAGGGGCCCCTTTGGAAAAGAGAGTCTGCCCGATTAAACTGGGAAAGACGGACAACTGCATCAAGTGTGAACCTTGCCACATTATGAATGGCTACGGCGGAGCAGGAACCTTGTCCGACGGAAAATATAATATTACGACGAAGTTCGGCGGCGATCTGCATCGATACATCGGTCAGGATAAGGCTATGAATTTGATGGAATACGTAGATGAAGTGCTTTGCAGTTTTGGAGGCTCTGAAGCTAAGCTGTATTCCACTGGCAACTCCGACCTGAAGACGACGGCCCTGAGAAACAATTTAAATTTGTTGGATGCCAAAGTCCGCCACCTGGGTACTGACCGCAATGTGCAGATTCTTTCAAAAATCTGTAAGCATACAGAAGAGCGAGTGGATATGGAGTTTTACGCTACCATTACAGAAGTGGCACAAGAACCGGATGGAACTTTTATTGTGAAGACCAGCAAGGGGGAGGAATACCAATGTAAAGATTTGGTACTGGCTACTGGACGCTCTGGCTCTAAATGGATTTCTCAGATTTGTCGGCAAATGAAGATTGAACTGGAACAGAATCGGGTGGACATCGGAGTCCGGGTAGAGTTGCCAGCGGAAATTTTCAAACACATTACGGATGAAGTCTATGAGAGTAAGATTGTCTACAAAACGGACAAATATAATGATATGGTGCGGACCTTCTGTATGAATCCATACGGCGAGGTGGTAGCTGAAAATACAAATGGTATTGTTACTGTAAACGGTCACAGCTATGCGGACCCATCCCTGCGAACAGAAAATACCAACTTTGCGTTGTTGGTATCCAATAAACTGACTGCGCCGTTTAAGGATAGTAACGAATATGGCGAATCCATTGCCAAGCTGTCCAACATGCTGGGGGGCGGAGTGCTCATGCAGCGTTTTGGCGACCTGGTAAAGGGGCGGCGGAGCAGTGAGCGGCGTATGGAAAAATGTTTTACCAGACCGACGCTGAAGGCTACGCCGGGCGATTTGAGTTTGGTGCTGCCAAAGAGACAGTTGGACAACATTATCGAGATGATTTATGCCTTGGACAAGATTGCTCCAGGTACAGCCAACGAGGATACCTTGTTGTATGGCGTTGAAGTGAAGTTTTACAATTCCAGAGTGGAGGTAGACGGAAATCTAGAAACCAAGGTGAAGGGCCTGTACGCTTTAGGGGACGGCTCTGGTGTGACTCACTCTCTGTCTCAGGCTTCCGCCAGCGGAATCCACTTGGGCAGGTTACTTGCGGATAAATATAAAAAATAA
- the flgC gene encoding flagellar basal body rod protein FlgC: protein MSFLNSLNISASALTAQRQRLDIISENVANIDTTRTEAGGAYRRKLVVLEDKAGDLSFKDSLNRAVVEKDANGRLVRQDYSPGVRVSAIVEDQSALKTEYNPQHPDADADGYVQRPNVNMLEETIDSMSASRSYQANVVVLNAVKLMAQKALEIGK from the coding sequence TTGTCATTTTTAAATTCATTGAATATAAGCGCATCTGCTCTGACCGCTCAGCGACAGAGGTTAGATATTATTTCGGAGAACGTGGCTAACATTGACACCACCCGAACAGAAGCCGGGGGTGCGTACCGGAGAAAGCTGGTTGTATTAGAGGATAAGGCCGGCGATTTGTCTTTTAAGGATTCATTGAATCGAGCTGTAGTAGAGAAAGATGCAAATGGCAGGCTGGTTCGGCAGGATTACTCTCCAGGGGTCCGGGTCTCTGCTATTGTGGAGGATCAGAGTGCTCTGAAGACAGAGTACAATCCACAGCATCCAGATGCAGATGCCGATGGATACGTTCAGCGCCCAAATGTAAATATGCTGGAGGAAACCATTGACAGCATGTCAGCTTCTCGGTCCTATCAAGCTAACGTGGTGGTACTCAATGCGGTGAAGCTCATGGCGCAGAAGGCCTTAGAGATCGGCAAATAA
- the fliE gene encoding flagellar hook-basal body complex protein FliE, producing MTIDPIQPMQAISTLADVTKIKKIDGNQPNISGVVGTEGTESAQGAKIPFKSFFEDAIQDVISTDQQVNVDAQMLATGQSDNLHQYSIDIAKAQLSIDLLVEMRNKALDSYSEIMRMSV from the coding sequence ATGACGATAGATCCAATTCAGCCGATGCAGGCTATTTCTACCCTTGCAGATGTTACCAAGATTAAAAAGATTGATGGTAATCAACCGAATATTTCTGGGGTAGTGGGTACAGAAGGTACCGAATCGGCTCAGGGTGCCAAAATACCATTTAAATCTTTTTTTGAAGATGCCATTCAGGATGTCATCAGTACGGATCAGCAGGTAAACGTTGATGCGCAGATGCTGGCTACTGGGCAGAGTGACAACTTGCACCAGTACAGCATTGATATTGCAAAAGCCCAGCTATCTATTGACCTATTGGTGGAAATGAGAAACAAGGCGCTTGATTCGTATAGCGAAATTATGCGTATGAGCGTATAG
- the fliF gene encoding flagellar basal-body MS-ring/collar protein FliF, which produces MRERILEQLKQIRGKLDEVNGKLSRKLKIIIAVAAVLIIAVSFAVALALNTTEYAVLYTGLEESEAIEIISVLDTQQVQYKHEGSVLYVPDDMVDKVKVALAAEGYPKSGFTYDIFKDNIGLMSTDFEKYKYAQFELENRMAATIKQFDGVKDATVAIAMAEEQKYVLEEDKTDSSASVTVTMKNGESPSAKQVKGIQRLVARGVPGMKIENVSVIDGNGVEVSADEDQTQEGSAALKLSIEKEIENNIKSRVLHVFQPVFGEDNIRVSVNCSVDLDKKIKEIIQYIPSQDNKGVLSSSTSSYEIQGEGEVTAGVPGTETNADVPVYPGVTTDGNDIYFKDDRALEYLVSQVKEQVQSDSAELTDTTVSVAVDSASLTPAKAGELRQGIAMAAGIDPALADTKIAIFNADFYEPETEQASGLAAALDANPVLKVVIPAVLALLIALIVVALVIIRKTKARKRVQEMVEEEVPLIEEIEDLVRLDELGKTREEELKSQIQDFTDLNPEISAQLLKTWLRGEEDNE; this is translated from the coding sequence TTGCGAGAACGTATATTAGAACAACTGAAACAAATCCGGGGCAAGCTGGATGAAGTCAATGGTAAGCTTAGCCGAAAGCTGAAGATTATCATCGCTGTGGCAGCGGTGTTGATTATTGCGGTATCCTTTGCGGTAGCTTTGGCTTTAAATACCACCGAGTATGCGGTGCTTTATACGGGCCTGGAAGAATCAGAAGCCATTGAAATTATCAGCGTATTAGATACCCAGCAGGTTCAGTACAAGCATGAAGGCAGCGTGCTCTACGTACCTGATGACATGGTGGACAAGGTGAAGGTAGCCCTGGCGGCAGAAGGTTATCCGAAAAGTGGATTTACCTATGACATATTCAAAGACAACATCGGTCTCATGTCTACGGACTTTGAAAAGTATAAATATGCACAGTTTGAACTGGAAAACCGCATGGCGGCAACAATTAAGCAGTTTGACGGTGTAAAAGACGCTACAGTAGCTATTGCCATGGCGGAGGAACAGAAATACGTTTTGGAAGAAGATAAGACAGATTCTTCTGCTTCTGTAACGGTAACCATGAAAAATGGTGAGTCGCCAAGTGCCAAGCAGGTAAAAGGCATTCAGCGGTTAGTGGCCCGAGGTGTGCCAGGCATGAAGATTGAAAACGTGTCGGTTATTGACGGTAACGGCGTGGAGGTCAGTGCTGATGAGGATCAGACTCAGGAAGGGTCTGCTGCCTTAAAATTGAGTATTGAAAAAGAAATTGAAAATAATATCAAGTCAAGAGTATTGCACGTATTCCAGCCAGTCTTTGGAGAAGACAATATCCGTGTCAGTGTAAACTGCTCGGTGGACCTTGACAAGAAGATTAAGGAGATTATCCAATACATACCTTCTCAGGATAACAAGGGCGTACTGTCCAGCTCCACCTCCTCTTATGAGATACAAGGAGAAGGAGAAGTAACCGCTGGGGTGCCGGGCACGGAAACTAATGCGGATGTTCCGGTCTATCCGGGAGTAACCACAGATGGAAACGACATTTATTTTAAAGATGATAGAGCTCTGGAATACTTAGTAAGTCAAGTAAAAGAACAGGTTCAGAGTGATTCCGCAGAGTTGACGGATACGACGGTCTCTGTGGCAGTGGACAGTGCCAGCTTGACTCCGGCTAAAGCGGGAGAACTGCGGCAAGGGATCGCTATGGCGGCTGGTATCGACCCTGCTTTGGCAGACACGAAGATTGCCATATTCAATGCAGATTTCTACGAACCAGAAACCGAACAGGCATCTGGGCTGGCGGCAGCGTTGGACGCCAATCCAGTGCTGAAAGTTGTCATTCCGGCGGTGCTGGCTTTGCTGATTGCGTTAATTGTGGTGGCGTTGGTCATCATTCGCAAGACCAAAGCGAGAAAACGAGTACAGGAGATGGTAGAGGAGGAAGTGCCGTTGATCGAGGAAATCGAAGATTTGGTACGTTTGGACGAGCTGGGCAAGACGAGAGAAGAAGAACTCAAGAGTCAGATACAGGATTTTACCGATCTCAATCCGGAAATCTCTGCACAGCTGCTTAAGACTTGGTTAAGAGGAGAAGAGGATAATGAGTAA